The following coding sequences are from one Rattus norvegicus strain BN/NHsdMcwi chromosome 11, GRCr8, whole genome shotgun sequence window:
- the Krtap13-1 gene encoding keratin associated protein 13-1 produces the protein MSYGCYSGNFSSRSCGDHLSYPHSSCGSSYPSHLLQSTTFCSPRTCHLGSSLHSGCQQNCFQPIRCQTSHVVHSSCQRPCYSPRGSSFCSPCRTTCASSQGFGSSSCHSLGYGSRSSYSVSCGSSSFRPQGFSSLGYGSGFCHPSYVPYRTCQSPCYRPSCGTGSGFY, from the coding sequence ATGTCCTACGGCTGCTATTCTGGAAACTTCTCTTCCCGCTCCTGTGGAGATCACCTGAGCTACCCTCACTCCTCTTGTGGCTCTTCCTACCCCAGTCACCTACTCCAGAGCACTACCTTCTGCTCCCCCAGAACCTGCCATCTGGGCTCCTCTCTCCACAGCGGCTGTCAGCAGAACTGCTTCCAGCCCATCCGATGCCAGACTTCTCATGTGGTGCACAGCTCTTGCCAGCGGCCCTGCTACAGCCCCAGGGGTTCCAGCTTCTGCAGTCCCTGCAGGACCACATGTGCTAGCTCCCAGGGCTTTGGATCCAGCagctgccactccctgggttatGGGTCTAGAAGCTCTTACTCAGTGAGCTGTGGGTCCAGTAGCTTTAGACCCCAAGGCTTCTCTTCGCTGGGCTATGGATCTGGATTCTGCCACCCATCTTATGTGCCCTATAGAACCTGTCAGTCTCCTTGCTACAGACCAAGCTGTGGCACTGGATCTGGATTCTACTGA